In Zingiber officinale cultivar Zhangliang chromosome 6A, Zo_v1.1, whole genome shotgun sequence, a single genomic region encodes these proteins:
- the LOC121996050 gene encoding glycine-rich protein 2-like — protein sequence MDPMDVRSKGTVKWFNDTKGFGFITPDDGGEDLFVHQSSIKSDGFRTLAEGESVEFSVSEGDDGRTKAVDVTGPDGSAVQGGGGGGGGGGGRRDGYGGGRGGGSRSGGYGSGYGFSSGGGGGRGRGGGGYGGGGYGGGGYGGGGACYKCGETGHMAKDCYQGGGGGGNGGGGGGSCYNCGEMGHIARDCYQGGGGGGGGGGGRYGGGGGGGGGGSCYNCGETGHFARECPGRN from the coding sequence ATGGATCCAATGGACGTCCGCTCCAAGGGCACGGTGAAGTGGTTCAACGACACCAAGGGATTCGGCTTCATCACGCCCGACGACGGCGGAGAGGATCTCTTCGTCCACCAGTCTTCCATCAAGTCCGACGGGTTCCGGACCCTCGCCGAGGGAGAGAGCGTCGAGTTCTCGGTCTCCGAGGGCGACGACGGGCGCACCAAGGCCGTCGATGTCACCGGGCCTGATGGATCTGCCGTCCAGGGCGGAGGCGGGGGCGGTGGCGGGGGCGGTGGCCGGAGGGATGGCTACGGTGGTGGCCGCGGGGGAGGATCTCGGAGCGGGGGCTATGGGAGTGGCTACGGCTTCAGCAGTGGTGGCGGAGGAGGAAGGGGGAGGGGCGGAGGCGGTTATGGCGGGGGAGGTTATGGTGGGGGAGGATATGGCGGGGGAGGCGCTTGCTACAAGTGCGGCGAAACTGGTCACATGGCTAAAGATTGTTATCAGGGAGGCGGCGGAGGCGGCAATGGTGGAGGCGGCGGCGGCTCTTGCTATAACTGCGGTGAGATGGGTCATATTGCTAGAGATTGCTACCagggtggcggcggcggcggcggcggcgggggTGGGAGGTATGGTggtggtggcggcggcggcggcggcggctccTGCTATAACTGCGGCGAGACGGGGCACTTTGCTAGGGAGTGCCCTGGCAGGAACTGA
- the LOC121994667 gene encoding E3 ubiquitin-protein ligase RNF8-like, whose protein sequence is MAIDKNHDDDVYEILPVLEQEEPIATMTNEETREAVEEAEMPLTGYSTISYLVEEEEENNKSEEMVGYSTFSFMKEEEENKESEGQQRCSACEGRPRGTALIQCGHTFCRLCAREMWLTQFDCPLCHRPIHGILDIF, encoded by the coding sequence ATGGCCATCGACAAGAATCACGACGATGATGTGTATGAAATCCTTCCGGTTCTCGAACAAGAAGAACCAATAGCAACAATGACCAACGAAGAAACGCGAGAGGCGGTGGAAGAAGCGGAAATGCCACTAACAGGATATTCAACAATAAGTTATCTggtggaagaagaggaggagaacaaCAAAAGCGAAGAAATGGTGGGATATTCAACGTTTAGCTTtatgaaggaagaagaggagaacaaggAAAGCGAGGGGCAGCAACGATGCAGCGCATGCGAAGGGAGGCCTCGTGGCACAGCTCTGATACAATGCGGTCACACCTTCTGCCGACTATGCGCCAGGGAGATGTGGCTTACACAATTCGACTGCCCGCTTTGCCACCGCCCCATCCATGGCATCCTTGATATCTTCTAA